The DNA region ACCTCCTGCATGCCTTTCAGAGGTCCTAAAAATGGCAGCCTTTTATGTTTTGTCCCAAGGGTTAAACCAAGTCCCtgctggtgcaactccactgaatttCACCTATTGTCTCCACTCCCAGGCTCTCCAGAACTCTCCAGCCCTTCCCATACCTCTCTCAAAGCATTACCCTAGGGCAGGGCTCCAACCAAAGCAGTAAGTGCCTGAGGATCATAGCagtgttgggctggaagggatcttgggagattatctagtccacccaccctgtgctaaggcaggaccaggtaaacctgattggggtttgtccaacctgttcgtAAAAACCtgcagtgacagggattccacagcctcccttcgtaacctgttctagtgcttaactgtCCTAAGAATTAGAAACATTCCCCTCACagccaacctaaatctcccttgtagAAACTAAGCTAATTACTCCTTGTCCTACCCTCGGGGCACATGCAGGGCAATTGGTCACCATCCTCTTTCTGAcaactcttaacatatttgaagactgttatcagtttcccccaccccctgcctcccagacTTCTTCTCTAGATTAAACATGCCAAGTTCTTTCAACCATTCCTCATAGGCCAGGTTCTTCTAaatttttgatcatttttgttgctctgctctggactctctccaatttgtccttgagtgtggcacccagaactggacacaatgctccagctgagacctcatccGTGCTGAGCAGAgggaacaattacctcccgtgtcttacatacgacactcttgctaatacaccCCATAATgaaattagccttttttgcaactgtgtcaGATTGTTGaatcatattcaatttgtgatccactataaccgcACGACCCTGTTCAGTAGAGCTACTTAGCCAATTATTTGCCATTTTGGAttggtgcatttgatttttccttgctcAGTGTAGTCCTTTGCCCTTCTCTTCACTGAATGGCATCTCACTGCTTTCAGACCAGTTCTTCAATTTATTacgatcattttgaattctaatcctgtcctccaaagtgcttgcaacccctctcagcctgagctcatctgtaaattttagaagcatattcactactctattatccaagtcatttaataaaattattgaATAGTACAGACCCAGAACAGCCCCTTGCGGACCCCACTTCATAGATCCTCCCACTTTGACAGCGAAtgattgataactactctttgagttcAGTTTAGCAACCAGTGGTGCACCTGCCTTATGGTAATTTCATCTATACAACGGTTCCCTCGTTTGcatatgaaaatgtcatgtgggactgtgtcaaaagccttactgacaTCAAGGCATATCACATCTACTGCGTCCCTCCTGTCCACTAGCCCAACTACCCtgccaaaaaaggaaattagattagtttgacatgatttgtcctTGACAATTCCATACTGGCTGTTACTTACATTGTTATCCTCTAGGTTTgaacaaactgattgtttaataattttttccactattaggctgactggtctatagttccccaggCCCTCCTttcccagctttttaaaaataggtacaatgtttgcctttctccagtcgtCTGGGTCCTCACCATCCTCCATGAGATCTCAAAGATAATCCCTAATGTTTCAGAGAGTGCTTCAACTGGTTCCTTAAGTACCCGAGGGTAGTGGTCCCCACACTTTTCAGGGTTGCATTCCCCTTTGCCTCTGTCTgcacccctggagctagggtgggagtggggccgCGGCTCCCAGGGTGGGGTAtgcggacaggggtaagggggctgagacTGGGGCCACAGTGGAGGGTGGGTCTGGGACCAGGagcggggccagggctgggtaCAGCACCACGGCCGGGTATGGGGCCAGGAtccagggctgcggctgggggtggagcagagctgtgagcagagcggggctggggagtgcaccctccctgccccccgtgagggctggcctgggccctgctgctcccctgaattttcctccttgttcccctagggggtgcaccccacagtttgggcacCTCTgccctagggtgaatttcatcaggccctgctgacttaaaTGCATCTAACAtccaaatattctttaacctcttCTCTCGCTATTTTGGCCCAAGATATTTCCCCTTTGTCATTAATACTAATTGTTAAGCATCTGCTCACAACTGATTTTTGTAGGAGTGTCCCATTTTTAGGGGTATCCCCTGTCATTGCGGATGAGATGATTCTGCCATagaaaccccttcccccactgcgTAGGAGTAGAACACGAAGTAATGTCTGGGTTCTCTTCTCCAGAGGGTGCATGCCTGAGCCgaactgaggagcagcagcaggaggaagggcCTGAGACCTTGGAGCCACAGAGGACTTTACCGAGTGGGTCGGAAGAGAGAGTTttccagagtcctgagcaggaaGAAACTTGCCGGAGGCAGCGCAGGtcgctgaggctgcaggggatcTCGGCGAGGAATGAGCCAGATACCCCAAGGGACTGTGAAAGGGGTGGCCAGGAACCTCCGAGGCTCCCTGCGCAGGAGATACCAGAGACGAGCCAGAGCCCACCTACGTGTCACATATGTGAAGTCAGCttcaaaggagagagagaccttAACAGACACAAGCGCAGCGTCCACGAGATAAAGGATCCACACCGGTGCCAAGTGTGTGGGAGGTGCTTCCGGCTACAGCAGGACCTCAAGAGgcaccagaggatccacacaggggaaAAGCCCTACCTCTGCCTTTACTGTGGGAAGAGATTCAGCCAGACTGCCAATCTCTGCACCCACAAGAAGATGCACAGAGGCGAGCGACCGTACCCCTGCACCACCTGTGGCAAGAGCTTccggcagaagcagcagctggtgtcGCACAGCCGGATCCACACGGGAGAGCGGCCCTACCCCTGCACACAGTGCGCCAAGAACTTCCGCTGGAAGCAGGCGCTCAGGGTCCACCAGAAAACCCATGTGGGAGAGGGAGGCTCTGAGGGGAGCCAGGCCAAAGGGCGGGTCTTCACCTGCCCCAAGTGCAAGGCCGTCTTCACTCACAGGCACGACCTCCAAGCGCACCGGCGAGAGCACGCCACCAGTGAGCGGCCCTACCAGTGTGCCGACTGCGGGAAGTACTTCAGACAGCGGCAGCAGCTGATTCCGCACCGCCGGATCCACACCGGGGAGCGACCCTACAACTGCCCTCTCTGCGGGAAGAGCTTCCGGCGCAGGCAGGAGCTGACCacacaccagagaatccacacggaCGAGAGGCCCTTCCGCTGCCCCGAGTGCCCACTCAGCTTCAGGGAGAAGCAGAAGCTGAGGAGACACCGGAGAGTCCACACAGGCGAGAGGCCCTATGCCTGCCCAGAGTGCGAGAAATGCTTCCGGCAGAAGCAGCAGATGATGTCCCACCTCCGGATCCATAAGGACGAGCGGCCCTACACCTGCTCAGAGTGTGGGAAATGCTTCCGGCGGAAAGACTCCCTCGCCAAACATCAGAGAACCCACCAAAGGGCCCAGACatagggctcgtctacactaccacttaggTCAATGTAACGTACATCGCTCGGGGATATGAAAagtcccccccttcctcccctccccgagcgatgcaagttacatcaacttaaagcACTGTCAACAGCCTGCTGTGTcggcgggagatgctctcccgccaacatagtccctcctctcgttgaggtggagtaattatgctgataggcgagtgctctcccatcagacAGTGCATCTTCGCCGTACGCACGACAGCAGCGCCGCTGCATCAGTGCGTGGTAGTGTAGACTAGaccatagtgtgacaaagttcctcctctactgtAGGAATGACCctgggcccacaggcctgggtgctccTTTAATTGGAGCACTTTGCTCTTgtttgcaagctgggcacacccgcttgcttatcacaggaacttggctttcctccatcctccccccttgctttcacacaggctgcctcgtctgcacctggcagtgttttgtagcttccctcttctgcagtttctcacactgactactgtg from Chelonoidis abingdonii isolate Lonesome George chromosome 2, CheloAbing_2.0, whole genome shotgun sequence includes:
- the LOC142046280 gene encoding uncharacterized protein LOC142046280 isoform X1, with the translated sequence MQGGEAEEKMPAGATLQVPVTFEDVAIYFSREEWEMLAEWQKELYRDVMKEHYDNLSSLGHADTKPDVLSRLEQGEEPWVMDQQEERERLEGTSLEGACLSRTEEQQQEEGPETLEPQRTLPSGSEERVFQSPEQEETCRRQRRSLRLQGISARNEPDTPRDCERGGQEPPRLPAQEIPETSQSPPTCHICEVSFKGERDLNRHKRSVHEIKDPHRCQVCGRCFRLQQDLKRHQRIHTGEKPYLCLYCGKRFSQTANLCTHKKMHRGERPYPCTTCGKSFRQKQQLVSHSRIHTGERPYPCTQCAKNFRWKQALRVHQKTHVGEGGSEGSQAKGRVFTCPKCKAVFTHRHDLQAHRREHATSERPYQCADCGKYFRQRQQLIPHRRIHTGERPYNCPLCGKSFRRRQELTTHQRIHTDERPFRCPECPLSFREKQKLRRHRRVHTGERPYACPECEKCFRQKQQMMSHLRIHKDERPYTCSECGKCFRRKDSLAKHQRTHQRAQT
- the LOC142046280 gene encoding uncharacterized protein LOC142046280 isoform X2, encoding MDQQEERERLEGTSLEGACLSRTEEQQQEEGPETLEPQRTLPSGSEERVFQSPEQEETCRRQRRSLRLQGISARNEPDTPRDCERGGQEPPRLPAQEIPETSQSPPTCHICEVSFKGERDLNRHKRSVHEIKDPHRCQVCGRCFRLQQDLKRHQRIHTGEKPYLCLYCGKRFSQTANLCTHKKMHRGERPYPCTTCGKSFRQKQQLVSHSRIHTGERPYPCTQCAKNFRWKQALRVHQKTHVGEGGSEGSQAKGRVFTCPKCKAVFTHRHDLQAHRREHATSERPYQCADCGKYFRQRQQLIPHRRIHTGERPYNCPLCGKSFRRRQELTTHQRIHTDERPFRCPECPLSFREKQKLRRHRRVHTGERPYACPECEKCFRQKQQMMSHLRIHKDERPYTCSECGKCFRRKDSLAKHQRTHQRAQT